In Desulfurococcaceae archaeon, one genomic interval encodes:
- a CDS encoding 4Fe-4S dicluster domain-containing protein yields the protein MGSKEDISRLFHYIKELTPPSSIIGYKVQEGSVVFGALERPEELVLGLPPRIPQFSPKYILLPPEHVLVHVNRDYAVTTKHQVAGSIVLFGIKPCDLLAMRILDCILMARHPVYTSTRGSLKLIVAEECLRPLETCFCGDVKAGPLIEDHCDIAYAIVGDTVFFKALSGAGLGILRDLRLSTPGEKELEKYMEASRIATERASGKIPVPLALRKELVDKTARVDLWRDVSRKCLACGSCNYVCPTCFCIELEDMLQGDGEAARVAKWIGCRTYTYGLVAGGHFRRELYTRYRHFVLHKFVFYEKQVGRTGCVGCGRCTTWCPAGIDLKESLREVSRWK from the coding sequence GTGGGTTCAAAGGAAGACATTAGCAGGCTCTTCCATTACATCAAAGAGCTGACACCTCCAAGTAGTATTATTGGTTATAAAGTCCAAGAAGGGAGTGTTGTTTTCGGCGCCCTCGAAAGGCCGGAGGAGCTGGTATTGGGGCTTCCTCCGAGGATACCCCAGTTTTCACCGAAGTACATACTACTACCGCCAGAACACGTGCTCGTCCACGTGAACAGGGACTACGCGGTAACCACGAAGCACCAGGTAGCAGGCTCAATAGTGCTTTTCGGTATAAAGCCCTGCGACCTCTTAGCCATGAGAATACTCGACTGCATTTTAATGGCGAGGCACCCGGTATATACTTCTACGAGAGGTTCTCTCAAATTAATTGTGGCGGAAGAGTGCTTAAGGCCCTTGGAAACATGTTTTTGCGGTGACGTTAAAGCAGGGCCTTTAATTGAAGATCACTGCGATATTGCCTACGCGATCGTAGGTGACACCGTGTTCTTCAAGGCACTTAGCGGGGCGGGGTTGGGGATTCTCAGGGACCTCAGGCTCTCAACTCCTGGTGAGAAAGAACTAGAAAAGTACATGGAAGCATCTAGAATAGCTACTGAAAGGGCTTCGGGTAAAATACCGGTGCCTCTCGCCTTGCGGAAAGAGCTGGTAGACAAGACGGCAAGAGTGGATCTGTGGAGAGACGTCTCTAGGAAGTGCCTAGCCTGCGGATCGTGTAATTACGTCTGTCCAACTTGCTTCTGTATAGAGCTGGAAGACATGCTACAAGGTGATGGCGAGGCCGCGCGGGTTGCTAAGTGGATTGGGTGCAGGACCTATACATACGGGTTAGTAGCAGGCGGCCACTTTAGGCGCGAGCTCTATACCCGTTACAGGCACTTTGTGCTTCACAAATTCGTTTTTTACGAAAAGCAGGTCGGAAGAACGGGTTGCGTGGGGTGTGGTAGGTGTACCACGTGGTGCCCAGCCGGAATAGACCTAAAGGAGTCCCTCCGAGAGGTGTCTAGATGGAAGTGA
- a CDS encoding protein kinase, with protein sequence MFLYVCRGIDKASVYISDPLVLSSLLLVKNRKFLLSISGRYKEIVGHIMNAIKATSKDCLIHLRFSVADNIYRVFALGNVAVAAIRESGVGEVVKYGAEALEELSSSLSTDMAVWVFLEEIPIAGLDPGLVSVVSACAEEVDKPHIALWKRKGLYWFTIEELISDKGNYTYVFRARDARGNVYALKVLKEDTITTKSYVDAFKGCLHGLMISTLSEREFYEFVELKGYDRDALRDLYVYRNYVVPVRATLIPRNALDTDTYLAYPPVIVEDLASLGDLETFIQRNGARGLEEALYIATRISGALALAHLVNIAHLDVKPRNILLYRDEHAAYKYVPKLGDFSGALGDPARGYKLTKLTPAYADPVALAKGVADFKYDVYSVAMVVAFMLASSIPKHRLILNLILLRVVHEYPIPMEDIKDDEKSLKEFEVKALDAATQLKNRALSLQDFIYVVERDLERLDDDYMPWLNDIPRPIAKVLRKALVLKSEERYGSCVEMWLDLRKALIEEKLESLLPR encoded by the coding sequence ATGTTTTTATACGTGTGCAGAGGTATAGACAAGGCTAGCGTGTACATCTCGGATCCCCTTGTTCTTTCGTCACTACTACTAGTTAAAAACAGGAAATTTCTTCTAAGCATTTCTGGCAGGTATAAAGAGATAGTGGGACACATTATGAACGCGATCAAAGCTACTTCGAAAGACTGCCTAATACACCTTAGGTTCAGCGTCGCCGATAACATTTACCGGGTCTTTGCCTTGGGAAACGTAGCGGTTGCGGCCATACGAGAGAGCGGGGTGGGAGAGGTGGTTAAATATGGCGCTGAAGCACTCGAAGAGCTTTCATCCTCATTGAGTACAGACATGGCGGTATGGGTTTTTCTCGAAGAAATACCCATAGCGGGGCTTGATCCTGGCCTCGTGAGCGTCGTCAGCGCCTGCGCCGAAGAGGTGGATAAACCTCACATAGCTCTGTGGAAGAGGAAAGGATTGTACTGGTTCACTATTGAGGAATTAATAAGCGATAAAGGCAACTACACCTACGTTTTCAGGGCCCGAGATGCCCGGGGTAACGTGTACGCGCTGAAAGTGCTCAAAGAAGATACCATCACTACTAAAAGCTACGTGGACGCGTTCAAGGGGTGTCTACACGGGCTGATGATCAGCACCTTGAGTGAAAGGGAGTTCTACGAGTTCGTGGAGCTTAAGGGATACGATCGAGATGCCCTAAGAGATCTCTACGTTTACAGGAATTACGTTGTACCGGTCAGGGCCACACTTATTCCGAGAAACGCTCTAGATACCGACACCTACTTAGCGTACCCACCGGTAATCGTTGAGGATCTGGCATCTCTGGGAGACTTAGAGACCTTCATCCAAAGAAACGGCGCCAGAGGCCTAGAAGAAGCACTATACATAGCCACGAGGATCTCGGGGGCTCTGGCCTTAGCCCACCTCGTGAACATAGCGCACCTCGACGTAAAACCAAGAAACATCCTACTGTACCGGGATGAACATGCGGCGTACAAGTATGTGCCAAAGCTCGGCGACTTTAGTGGTGCTTTGGGAGACCCTGCTCGCGGATATAAGCTGACGAAATTGACGCCCGCCTACGCGGACCCAGTGGCACTCGCAAAGGGAGTTGCGGACTTTAAGTACGACGTATATAGCGTAGCCATGGTGGTTGCATTCATGCTAGCTAGTAGTATACCCAAGCACAGACTCATTCTAAATCTCATACTACTTCGTGTAGTTCACGAGTATCCGATACCCATGGAGGACATAAAAGACGATGAAAAGTCATTAAAGGAGTTCGAGGTAAAGGCGCTAGACGCCGCTACGCAGTTAAAAAACAGAGCATTATCCCTTCAGGATTTCATATACGTCGTTGAGCGGGATCTAGAACGCTTGGATGACGACTACATGCCATGGTTAAATGACATACCCAGACCTATAGCCAAAGTACTCAGAAAGGCGCTGGTACTGAAAAGCGAAGAAAGGTATGGAAGCTGCGTAGAGATGTGGTTAGACCTCAGAAAAGCACTAATTGAGGAGAAACTGGAAAGCTTACTACCGAGATAA
- a CDS encoding FHA domain-containing protein, whose translation MSKKNAGRANKQAKRIEESPTTNMQILVLIVRSMSGPTQQVVKFKPGDYTVGRDPTCDVVILDPYVSRKHMRIFNREGTWFVEDLGSRNGTFVNGENIQGRGPVELRAGMEIVLGFSVLVVKGFEQG comes from the coding sequence ATGAGCAAGAAAAATGCTGGAAGGGCAAACAAGCAGGCTAAACGAATCGAGGAGTCTCCCACCACGAATATGCAAATACTGGTCCTCATAGTGAGAAGCATGTCGGGGCCAACACAGCAGGTCGTAAAGTTCAAGCCCGGAGACTACACTGTAGGTAGAGATCCCACCTGCGACGTCGTCATCCTAGACCCTTATGTTTCTAGAAAGCACATGAGGATATTCAATAGAGAGGGTACGTGGTTTGTTGAAGACCTGGGTAGCAGAAATGGGACTTTCGTGAACGGCGAGAACATTCAAGGTAGAGGCCCCGTGGAGCTCAGAGCGGGTATGGAAATTGTTTTAGGGTTTTCTGTACTCGTAGTCAAGGGTTTTGAACAGGGCTAA
- a CDS encoding phosphoadenosine phosphosulfate reductase family protein: MHSLIWLTKQNVPVILRSSGKGWKVRSDVWLAGRYEKEVLSSTIHGLSGVKVELDKRHIVFHRVPAWESKVEYAVEVFGEASRLGILYYGTDNKWHIIPSGALASILIGLGAEATDIAGKRDEHWLKNKRVELGRGCRGREYVLISTEKYAGVGKVLDADRCVVKVKDLVVRGFKLLAEPSPGDLVELNKATIEEAAEEAKGFIRRIYEKYVAPGKIHVSFSGGADSTAVLLLAVEELGAEKVVAAYSDTGLEYPETQEYVKKISSKLGVELLVLEPKTAFLEEIRKRGLMSVENRWCTLLLKLYPLKKLYENRGVRLYLDGARDYESALRARTRRIAENPALPRVYRALPIKSWPRLLVQLYLHSREVELNPLYDKGLSRIGCIVCPAMHKYELALSYSLYRNLHEEIIKACGFNVEEYLSMRWSGRRLFATKQTA, translated from the coding sequence ATGCACTCACTGATCTGGCTCACTAAGCAGAATGTCCCAGTGATACTGAGAAGCAGTGGTAAGGGGTGGAAGGTTAGAAGCGATGTTTGGCTTGCTGGCAGGTATGAAAAGGAGGTACTTAGCAGTACTATTCATGGTTTGTCAGGCGTAAAAGTGGAACTTGATAAGAGGCACATAGTCTTCCATAGGGTCCCCGCGTGGGAAAGTAAAGTAGAATACGCTGTAGAAGTCTTCGGCGAGGCGAGCAGGCTCGGAATCCTATACTACGGGACCGATAACAAATGGCACATAATACCCTCGGGGGCTCTAGCCAGCATCCTCATAGGGCTCGGAGCCGAGGCTACCGATATTGCTGGTAAGCGGGATGAGCACTGGCTGAAGAACAAGCGCGTTGAGCTCGGAAGAGGGTGTAGAGGGCGAGAATACGTGTTGATTTCCACGGAGAAGTACGCAGGGGTCGGCAAGGTGCTCGACGCAGACAGGTGCGTTGTAAAAGTGAAGGACCTGGTAGTCCGCGGCTTTAAGCTCCTCGCAGAGCCTTCACCGGGTGACCTCGTGGAGTTAAATAAGGCTACAATAGAAGAAGCGGCTGAAGAGGCTAAGGGCTTTATAAGAAGGATCTATGAGAAGTACGTTGCACCGGGTAAAATACACGTGTCTTTTAGTGGCGGAGCGGATTCAACCGCCGTTCTTCTACTAGCCGTAGAGGAGCTAGGGGCCGAGAAAGTAGTAGCAGCTTACAGTGATACGGGCCTAGAATACCCTGAGACCCAAGAATACGTTAAGAAAATCTCGTCGAAGCTCGGCGTTGAACTACTCGTCCTAGAGCCCAAAACAGCGTTCTTGGAGGAGATAAGGAAACGCGGGCTGATGAGCGTTGAAAATAGGTGGTGTACACTGCTCTTAAAGCTGTATCCTTTAAAGAAGCTGTATGAAAACCGGGGCGTGAGGCTATATCTAGACGGGGCTAGGGATTACGAGAGCGCGTTAAGAGCTAGAACACGCAGAATAGCCGAGAACCCAGCACTACCTCGTGTTTACAGGGCCTTACCCATTAAGTCATGGCCCAGGTTGTTGGTACAACTCTACTTACATTCCCGTGAAGTAGAGCTTAACCCACTATACGATAAAGGGCTCAGCAGAATAGGTTGCATTGTGTGTCCGGCCATGCATAAGTACGAGCTCGCGCTCTCATACAGCCTTTACAGAAACTTACATGAAGAAATAATTAAGGCTTGTGGTTTTAACGTGGAGGAGTATCTGTCGATGAGGTGGTCGGGTAGAAGACTGTTTGCGACTAAACAAACGGCCTGA